Genomic DNA from Thalassoroseus pseudoceratinae:
AAACCGGGTTTTTGCGATCAGTTTGGAACCGCGGGCGGAATGAATTCGGATTGCTGTTCGCCATACTTGTGGTGATCGCCTTCACCACGTTTGCGTCACCGTCGTACCGCGACAAGCCCGCTCAAAACGCTCACGAAATTCTCCGGCAAACCTCACTGCTGGGGATTTTCGCGTTGGGGGCGGCGACGGTTATTATCTCCGGCGGAATTGATCTTTCCAGCGGTTCAGTGATCGCGTTCAGTGCGACGATTTGCACGTCAATCATTTATCTGCTCGTGCCACAAATCGACGGGCAACCACAGACAAGTGAAATTCCCGTCTGGATTTTCCTCGTAGCATTTGCGGGTACATTATTGGTCGCCGTGTTGATCGGCAGTTTCCACGCTTGGTTGATTACGTCAATTGGACTGCCGCCGTTCGTGGCGACTTTGGCATCACTGGTGGGGCTCAGAAGCCTGGCACGCCTGCTTATTATGGATGTGACGAAGTTTGCAGAGAATCGCGATACCGGCAGCACGCAAATTTACATCCCGGATGACACGTTCCGCCATCTTGGCTCGGAATGGTGGATTTCGATGGTTGTATTTGCGGTTTTGGCACTGGCGTTATGGCTGCTGCTCAGTCGAACGGTGATTGGACGGCATCTCTACGCGATGGGGGGGAACGAAGCCGCCGCCGAACTCTGCGGGATTCGCACGGTCAAACTGAAGTGGCTGGCGTATTGCATTGGGAGTGTGACGGCCGCCATCGCGGGGATTCTACACGCCAGTTACATCGGCATGGCCGAACCCGTTAACGACGCCGTCGGTTACGAATTGAATGCGATCGCGGCAGCGGTGGTC
This window encodes:
- a CDS encoding ABC transporter permease, producing the protein MSSHDAKTGFLRSVWNRGRNEFGLLFAILVVIAFTTFASPSYRDKPAQNAHEILRQTSLLGIFALGAATVIISGGIDLSSGSVIAFSATICTSIIYLLVPQIDGQPQTSEIPVWIFLVAFAGTLLVAVLIGSFHAWLITSIGLPPFVATLASLVGLRSLARLLIMDVTKFAENRDTGSTQIYIPDDTFRHLGSEWWISMVVFAVLALALWLLLSRTVIGRHLYAMGGNEAAAELCGIRTVKLKWLAYCIGSVTAAIAGILHASYIGMAEPVNDAVGYELNAIAAAVVGGCSLAGGFGTVGGVILGALFLRVVIDAVAKVFAQNPDILEGLIVGILVVLAVAFNELRNHGQRSRQFFAGSLGLLNVFILTLLAGVITSVTSPENKLRNAVIAAVGTLIILGAKGVAERRALRET